Proteins from a single region of Verrucomicrobiia bacterium:
- a CDS encoding terpene cyclase/mutase family protein has translation MEIPGTNWVLNSGGEVWRRWRRAFGWGLAVVGLGWGQGLWAAEAAEAAGAAGAGRVDRARLAAAIERGVTWLLQQQNSNGWWSTSEQPAVTAMVLTALNREPTGRFLQSRPSELNQAYDFLLSSVRPDGSIYRVGLANYNTALSLLALSTANDPNFLPVIRNARAYLAGTQVDFGEPGVLDTPFDGGVGYGSKYQHSDMNNTLVAIEAMRWSEAALPRDVASGQRLESDLNWEAVVHFLQNCQNRKESNPAEWVSDSKEDRGGFVYYPGHSMAGGVTNTVTGRVALRSYGSISYAGLLSFMYAKLERDDPRVTAVLEWLEGNYTLDENPGMGQQGLYYYLHLMTKALTAARVGTLRVSGEAGPDTTSGAAGGGGRAVAWRDDVARRLLDLQRPDGSWVNENPRWWETDPVLVTAYMVLTLEMLHADLAGDGNQRI, from the coding sequence ATGGAAATTCCTGGCACGAACTGGGTCCTGAACTCTGGCGGAGAGGTTTGGCGACGGTGGCGACGGGCGTTTGGGTGGGGGTTGGCGGTGGTGGGACTTGGATGGGGCCAGGGGCTTTGGGCGGCGGAGGCAGCGGAGGCAGCGGGGGCAGCGGGGGCGGGAAGGGTGGATCGGGCGCGGTTGGCGGCGGCGATCGAGCGGGGGGTGACGTGGCTGTTGCAGCAGCAGAATTCGAACGGTTGGTGGTCCACCTCCGAACAACCCGCGGTCACGGCGATGGTGCTGACCGCGTTGAATCGCGAACCGACGGGGCGCTTTCTTCAGAGCCGTCCGTCGGAATTGAACCAGGCCTACGATTTCCTGTTGAGCAGCGTGCGACCGGACGGGAGCATCTACCGGGTTGGACTGGCGAACTACAACACGGCTCTGAGCCTGCTGGCGCTGAGTACGGCCAACGATCCCAATTTTCTGCCTGTGATTCGGAATGCGCGGGCGTACCTGGCGGGCACGCAGGTGGACTTCGGGGAACCGGGCGTCCTGGACACGCCGTTCGATGGCGGGGTCGGGTACGGAAGCAAGTACCAGCATTCCGACATGAACAACACGCTGGTCGCCATCGAGGCCATGCGCTGGTCGGAAGCGGCGTTGCCGCGGGATGTGGCGTCGGGACAGAGGCTGGAGTCGGATCTCAACTGGGAGGCGGTGGTGCACTTCCTGCAGAACTGCCAGAACCGGAAGGAATCGAACCCGGCGGAGTGGGTGTCCGACTCGAAGGAGGATCGTGGAGGCTTTGTGTATTACCCGGGCCACAGCATGGCCGGGGGTGTGACCAATACCGTGACGGGCAGGGTGGCGTTGCGGTCGTACGGGAGCATCAGCTATGCGGGATTGTTGAGTTTCATGTACGCGAAGCTGGAGCGGGACGATCCGCGGGTGACGGCGGTTCTCGAATGGTTGGAGGGGAACTACACGCTCGATGAGAATCCGGGGATGGGGCAGCAGGGGCTTTATTATTATCTGCATCTCATGACCAAGGCGCTGACGGCCGCCCGGGTGGGGACCCTTCGCGTGTCCGGGGAGGCCGGGCCGGACACAACGTCCGGGGCGGCTGGTGGCGGCGGGCGGGCAGTGGCGTGGCGCGACGACGTGGCAAGACGTCTGTTGGATCTCCAGCGGCCGGATGGATCGTGGGTGAACGAGAACCCGCGATGGTGGGAGACGGACCCGGTGCTGGTGACCGCCTACATGGTGCTCACGCTCGAGATGCTGCACGCCGACCTGGCGGGCGACGGAAATCAGCGGATCTGA
- a CDS encoding response regulator, which translates to MEGRSKGWILVAEDDALFGATLERVLRHHGYECRWVKDVSGAVTALSERPYDLLISDIHMPGNDGLALVEHLRAAAPEVPIILLTGRPTLETAMQSVGPPVVGYLVKPPEPGTLLALIERGMGARRRARAWREREAQLRECLREFRALPREGEVAEREEGEGALNRVMARFEEALRVSEHWGLEMSAGPTAVAPGVAPGLSGSIPAPEFEAVLREVIGALDATRRHFKSRELGQLRRRLEGLIQSGGTGSEGGAHGEGARSP; encoded by the coding sequence ATGGAAGGGAGAAGCAAGGGTTGGATCCTGGTGGCGGAGGACGATGCATTGTTTGGGGCGACCCTGGAGCGGGTGCTGCGGCATCACGGGTACGAGTGCCGATGGGTGAAGGATGTGAGCGGGGCGGTGACGGCGTTGAGCGAGCGCCCTTACGATCTGTTGATTTCGGACATTCACATGCCGGGGAACGATGGGTTGGCGTTGGTGGAGCATCTGCGGGCGGCGGCGCCGGAGGTGCCGATCATTCTGCTGACGGGGCGGCCGACGCTGGAGACGGCGATGCAGTCGGTGGGTCCGCCGGTGGTTGGGTATCTGGTGAAGCCGCCGGAACCCGGGACGCTGCTTGCCCTGATCGAGCGGGGGATGGGGGCGAGGCGGAGGGCCAGGGCGTGGCGGGAGCGGGAGGCGCAATTGCGGGAGTGTCTGAGGGAGTTTCGTGCGCTACCGCGGGAGGGGGAGGTTGCGGAGAGGGAGGAGGGCGAGGGCGCCTTGAACCGGGTGATGGCGCGATTCGAGGAGGCGCTGAGGGTGAGCGAGCATTGGGGGTTGGAGATGTCCGCGGGCCCGACGGCGGTGGCGCCCGGGGTTGCGCCGGGGTTATCCGGTTCGATTCCGGCGCCGGAGTTTGAAGCGGTGTTGCGGGAGGTGATTGGGGCGCTGGACGCGACGCGACGGCACTTCAAGTCGCGGGAACTCGGGCAATTACGGCGGCGCCTCGAAGGGTTGATCCAATCGGGTGGGACGGGGAGTGAGGGGGGGGCGCATGGCGAAGGTGCACGGAGCCCGTGA
- a CDS encoding S8 family serine peptidase: MHQRPFSRIPTLERLTRPATLPSAFLSLLLGASLAASEPFPAAGLLPKDETGATRFLQQYPDYDGRGVIVAIFDTGVDPGAPGLHLTPDGRPKILDVVDATGSGDVDLSTVRTASEGVLMGLSGRPLTIPPDWANPTGEFRLGLKRADELFPPALSQRLRRHRRERWDEEQHLLEIHLRRELAAWDAAHPNPSPAQARDREEHAARLEQWRDLQDNFQDPGPVFDCVVFHDGHVWRAVVDTDEDGDLSNEKALASFRLERQFGSFSAESQLNYAVNIHDHGRRLSIVVDSGMHGTHVAGIVAAHFPGQPELDGIAPGAQIVSVKIGDTRLDSMETSTGFERGLAVVREWQCDVINLSYGEPTTLPNRGRLIELLAERVDEDGIVFVASAGNSGPALSTAGAPGGTTSSLIGVGAYVSPAMMAAAYSMRHQPRETQYTFSSRGPTYDGDLGVDVSAPGGAISPVPNWTLQRGQLANGTSMAAPSVAGAVALLLSGLKAEAVPTSPIAIRRALEHSARPVPDLSVFDQGRGLIQVNRAFPVAKALAHPPESTPRYEVSLPDRQAARGVYLREPHESSSPLVTQVRVRPVFPKSTPHPHRVQFEGRFRLESSVPWIELPSHLVLYHGGRIFEIRVDPTALPPGAHYGEIQAREVPDRGAGPAFSIPVTVIRPHALEDTDATAWSERIELAPAHLERRFFTIPHDATRAELHVRADPLESSRRLVVHTLQLVPGRPYTDTGTQRYLTLASHGEERLHFPVVGGRTLELCLGQAWSSLGEGAFEFSLQFRGVVPAESAVSMGSGDRARRVEVAASIADARIAPAARLTTRRRWVHPSASHITALPEDRDTLPGRRRVHEKILEYPFTLDADSTVTPRFPALNARLYEAEYGSQLWAVFDAAKRLVVVDDGWDPGPVRLPKGSYLLRFHLRHDRTEALQHLESLPLALDLQLASPLTLDAYTDADQALARGSRLQPRTLNRGDHVAFWLATPDADALASRAAPGDLLLGTLRYESNPGALDYPLSLAVGPAPSAPSPGRTKPSIPPADTPPEDPLAKARRDFEISLLDRLKGPRDADAFQSLAAELLEKYPDALEIRTRQLHRLDDSDRSSRACDVIAAADAIIDRIDRTALAAHLGTRRDPENDTHPAQTRASAAQQEALLDALFRKARVLAGPDGLQPAVPLPAPQASVEKAPTAAHHDGEWDAGAADPLFEETCVELSRWVDLTQGRYLDLHLHREWRAGRPAVVLRHLTRRLRDDPTDRSLHERRIRVLDRLGWSSWAEHERAWLHARFPADYPPF; this comes from the coding sequence ATGCATCAGCGGCCATTCAGCCGGATACCCACCCTCGAGCGCCTGACCCGCCCCGCCACACTGCCGTCCGCCTTCCTCTCCCTCCTCCTCGGCGCATCCCTCGCCGCTTCCGAACCGTTTCCCGCGGCCGGCCTCCTCCCCAAGGACGAAACCGGCGCCACCCGCTTCCTCCAACAATACCCCGACTACGACGGCCGGGGCGTCATTGTCGCCATCTTCGATACCGGCGTGGATCCCGGTGCCCCCGGCCTCCATCTCACTCCTGACGGACGCCCCAAGATTCTCGATGTCGTCGATGCCACCGGCAGCGGCGACGTGGACTTGTCCACCGTCCGCACCGCCAGCGAAGGCGTGCTCATGGGCCTCTCCGGGCGGCCGTTGACCATTCCCCCGGACTGGGCCAACCCCACCGGTGAGTTCCGCCTCGGCCTCAAACGCGCCGACGAACTGTTCCCGCCCGCCCTCTCCCAACGCCTCCGACGCCACCGCCGCGAACGCTGGGATGAGGAACAACACCTCCTCGAAATCCACCTCCGCCGCGAACTCGCCGCCTGGGATGCCGCCCACCCCAACCCCTCCCCCGCCCAGGCCAGGGACCGCGAAGAACATGCCGCCCGCCTCGAACAGTGGCGCGATCTCCAGGACAACTTCCAGGATCCCGGCCCCGTCTTCGATTGCGTCGTCTTCCACGACGGCCACGTCTGGCGCGCCGTCGTCGATACCGACGAGGACGGCGATCTCTCCAACGAAAAGGCCCTGGCCAGCTTCCGGCTCGAACGTCAGTTCGGTTCCTTCAGCGCCGAGTCCCAGCTCAACTACGCCGTCAATATCCACGACCACGGCCGGCGCCTGTCCATCGTCGTGGACAGCGGCATGCACGGCACTCATGTCGCCGGCATCGTGGCCGCCCACTTCCCCGGTCAGCCCGAACTCGACGGCATCGCCCCCGGCGCCCAGATCGTCTCGGTCAAAATCGGCGACACCCGCCTCGACAGCATGGAGACCTCCACCGGGTTCGAACGCGGCCTCGCCGTCGTCCGCGAGTGGCAGTGCGATGTCATCAACCTCAGCTACGGCGAACCCACCACCCTCCCCAACCGCGGACGCCTCATCGAACTCCTCGCCGAACGGGTGGACGAAGACGGCATCGTATTCGTCGCCTCCGCCGGCAACAGCGGCCCCGCCCTGTCCACCGCCGGCGCCCCCGGCGGCACCACCTCCAGCCTCATCGGTGTCGGCGCCTACGTCTCCCCCGCCATGATGGCCGCCGCCTATTCAATGCGGCATCAACCCCGGGAAACCCAGTACACCTTCTCCTCCCGCGGACCCACCTACGATGGCGACCTCGGCGTCGATGTCTCCGCCCCGGGCGGCGCCATCTCGCCCGTCCCCAACTGGACCCTCCAGCGTGGGCAGCTCGCCAACGGCACCTCCATGGCCGCACCCAGTGTCGCCGGTGCTGTCGCCCTCCTCCTCTCCGGTCTCAAGGCCGAAGCCGTCCCCACCTCCCCCATCGCCATCCGCCGTGCCCTCGAACACTCCGCCCGCCCCGTTCCCGACCTCTCGGTCTTCGATCAGGGACGCGGCCTCATCCAGGTGAACCGCGCCTTCCCGGTCGCCAAAGCCCTCGCCCACCCCCCCGAATCCACCCCCCGCTACGAGGTCTCCCTTCCCGACCGCCAGGCCGCCCGCGGCGTGTACCTTCGCGAACCCCACGAATCCTCCAGCCCTCTCGTCACCCAGGTCCGCGTCCGCCCTGTCTTCCCCAAATCCACCCCACACCCCCACCGGGTCCAATTCGAGGGACGCTTCCGCCTCGAATCGTCCGTCCCCTGGATCGAACTCCCGTCCCACCTCGTGCTCTACCACGGAGGTCGCATCTTCGAGATCCGCGTGGACCCCACCGCACTCCCCCCGGGCGCCCATTACGGCGAAATCCAGGCCCGCGAAGTCCCCGACCGCGGCGCCGGCCCGGCCTTCAGCATCCCCGTCACCGTCATCCGTCCCCACGCCCTCGAGGACACCGATGCCACCGCCTGGTCGGAGAGAATCGAACTGGCCCCCGCCCATCTCGAACGTCGGTTCTTCACGATCCCCCATGACGCCACCCGCGCCGAACTTCACGTCCGCGCCGATCCCCTCGAGTCATCCCGGCGCCTGGTCGTTCACACCCTCCAGCTCGTTCCCGGCCGCCCCTACACCGACACCGGCACCCAACGGTACCTGACCCTCGCATCCCACGGAGAAGAGCGGCTCCACTTCCCCGTCGTCGGCGGACGCACCCTCGAACTCTGCCTCGGCCAGGCCTGGTCCAGCCTGGGCGAGGGCGCCTTCGAGTTCTCCCTCCAGTTCCGCGGGGTCGTTCCCGCCGAATCCGCCGTGTCCATGGGCTCCGGCGATCGCGCCCGCCGCGTCGAAGTCGCCGCCTCCATCGCCGACGCCCGCATCGCTCCCGCCGCCCGCCTCACCACCCGCCGTCGCTGGGTCCACCCGTCCGCCTCCCACATCACCGCCCTCCCCGAGGATCGCGACACCCTCCCCGGCCGCCGACGGGTCCACGAAAAGATTCTCGAATACCCCTTCACCCTCGATGCCGACAGCACCGTGACGCCCCGCTTCCCGGCCCTCAATGCCCGCCTCTACGAAGCGGAATACGGGTCCCAACTCTGGGCCGTCTTCGATGCCGCCAAACGCCTCGTCGTCGTCGATGACGGATGGGACCCGGGTCCCGTCCGGCTCCCCAAAGGCTCCTACCTCCTCCGGTTCCACCTCCGTCACGACCGGACCGAGGCGCTTCAGCATCTCGAATCCCTTCCCCTCGCCCTCGATCTCCAACTCGCCTCGCCCCTCACGCTCGACGCCTACACCGATGCCGACCAGGCCCTGGCCCGCGGATCACGCCTCCAACCCCGCACCCTGAACCGCGGCGACCACGTCGCCTTCTGGCTCGCCACCCCCGACGCCGATGCCCTCGCCTCGCGTGCCGCCCCCGGCGACCTGCTGCTGGGCACCCTGCGCTACGAATCCAACCCGGGAGCCCTCGACTACCCCCTCTCTCTCGCCGTCGGCCCCGCGCCGTCCGCCCCGTCCCCCGGCAGGACGAAGCCGTCCATCCCACCCGCCGATACTCCCCCCGAAGATCCCCTCGCCAAGGCGCGACGCGACTTCGAAATCTCGCTCCTGGATCGCCTGAAGGGACCCCGCGACGCCGACGCCTTCCAGTCCCTCGCCGCCGAACTCCTCGAGAAATATCCCGACGCCCTCGAAATCCGCACCCGCCAACTCCATCGCCTCGACGATTCCGACCGTTCCTCCCGCGCCTGCGATGTCATCGCCGCCGCGGATGCCATCATCGACCGCATCGACCGCACCGCCCTCGCCGCCCATCTCGGCACCCGCCGCGATCCGGAGAACGACACCCATCCCGCCCAAACCCGCGCCTCCGCCGCACAACAGGAAGCCCTCCTCGACGCCCTGTTCCGAAAGGCCCGCGTCCTCGCCGGTCCCGACGGCCTCCAACCGGCCGTCCCGCTGCCCGCGCCCCAGGCCTCGGTTGAAAAGGCGCCCACGGCTGCGCACCACGACGGCGAGTGGGACGCCGGGGCCGCCGACCCCCTGTTCGAGGAAACCTGCGTCGAACTCAGCCGCTGGGTCGATCTCACCCAGGGCCGTTACCTCGACCTTCACCTTCACCGCGAATGGCGTGCCGGTCGTCCCGCCGTCGTCCTCCGCCACCTGACCCGGCGCCTGCGCGACGATCCCACCGACCGTTCCCTGCACGAGCGGCGCATCCGCGTCCTCGATCGCCTCGGCTGGTCCTCCTGGGCCGAACACGAACGCGCCTGGCTCCACGCCCGCTTCCCCGCCGACTACCCCCCCTTCTGA
- a CDS encoding DUF1573 domain-containing protein, with product MWGLAWVLTLGLELEGAIRLPFGRGQADELVFEAVRLEQRGVAAQFEIPFEFVFTNAAAGPVTIESVRTSCGCTVARVPELPWTLAPGEGGRFKVALDARGRRGTVSKSVFLNTSIGVKRLSVRAVLGKGAEDEEDMADRQRNMAIAMADRSAVFRGECASCHAEPAAGRRGPALYLAVCAICHDSPNRASMVPDLRRMAHPGDPAHWTEWIARGREGSLMPGFAEEEGGPLSAEQIASLAEYLARTLGGRPMGDGDRDDGDARDGRGRRDEAGRGP from the coding sequence GTGTGGGGACTGGCCTGGGTCCTCACGCTGGGTTTGGAATTGGAGGGGGCGATCCGGCTGCCGTTCGGCCGCGGCCAGGCCGATGAACTGGTGTTCGAGGCGGTGCGCCTGGAGCAGCGGGGCGTGGCGGCCCAGTTCGAGATTCCCTTCGAGTTCGTCTTCACCAATGCGGCAGCCGGACCGGTGACGATCGAGTCGGTGCGCACCTCGTGCGGTTGCACGGTCGCGCGGGTGCCGGAGCTGCCATGGACACTGGCTCCCGGAGAGGGAGGAAGGTTCAAGGTGGCGCTCGATGCGCGGGGGCGACGGGGGACGGTGAGCAAGTCCGTGTTCCTCAACACCTCGATCGGGGTGAAGCGGCTCAGCGTCCGGGCGGTGTTGGGGAAGGGTGCCGAGGACGAGGAGGACATGGCCGACCGTCAACGGAACATGGCGATTGCCATGGCGGATCGTTCGGCGGTGTTCCGGGGGGAGTGTGCATCGTGCCATGCCGAACCGGCGGCCGGCAGGAGGGGGCCGGCGCTGTACCTCGCAGTGTGTGCGATATGTCACGATTCGCCCAACCGGGCTTCGATGGTGCCGGATCTGCGGCGGATGGCGCATCCGGGGGATCCGGCGCACTGGACGGAATGGATTGCGCGGGGTCGAGAGGGTTCGCTGATGCCGGGGTTCGCCGAGGAGGAGGGCGGCCCGCTGAGTGCGGAGCAGATCGCATCCCTGGCGGAGTATCTGGCCCGCACCCTTGGCGGGCGGCCGATGGGGGATGGGGACAGGGACGACGGGGACGCGAGGGATGGCCGGGGTCGACGGGACGAGGCGGGGAGGGGTCCGTGA
- the ychF gene encoding redox-regulated ATPase YchF — translation MLRAGIVGLPNVGKSTLFNAVTRTRKAEAANYPFCTIDPNVGVVTVPDDRLEPLSRIAKTQTIIPAAIEFVDIAGLVKGASQGEGLGNKFLSHIREVDAIIQVVRCFEDPDIHHVAGAIDPVRDIETIYTELILADLDSVRKRRERLAKDVKRGDKAAATEDAVLAKLEPHLDSGKLALTCPLTPEEKAIDRGLWLLTDKPTIFAANVRESDLANADANPHVQKVRHYAESHIGCETSVISAQIESDLIDLAPEEAAQFLAELGVKESGVGQLIRATYHLLGLRTYFTAGEKEVRAWTIRAGDTAPKAAGVIHTDFERGFIKAETVAYDDLLQCGSVAAAREKGLYRMEGKDYVVQDGDVLLFKFNV, via the coding sequence ATGCTTCGTGCCGGAATCGTCGGTCTCCCCAACGTCGGGAAATCCACCCTCTTCAATGCCGTCACCCGCACCCGCAAGGCGGAGGCGGCCAACTACCCCTTCTGCACCATCGACCCCAATGTCGGCGTGGTCACCGTCCCCGATGACCGCCTCGAACCCCTCTCCCGCATCGCCAAAACCCAGACCATCATCCCCGCCGCCATCGAATTCGTGGACATCGCCGGCCTCGTGAAGGGCGCCTCCCAGGGCGAGGGCCTCGGCAACAAGTTCCTCAGCCACATCCGCGAAGTCGATGCCATCATCCAGGTCGTCCGCTGCTTCGAGGATCCCGACATCCATCACGTCGCCGGCGCCATCGACCCCGTCCGCGACATCGAGACCATCTACACCGAACTCATCCTCGCCGACCTCGACAGCGTCCGTAAACGCCGCGAACGCCTCGCCAAGGATGTGAAGCGCGGCGACAAGGCCGCCGCCACCGAGGACGCCGTCCTCGCCAAACTCGAACCCCACCTCGACTCCGGCAAACTCGCCCTCACCTGCCCCCTCACCCCGGAGGAAAAAGCCATCGACCGCGGCCTCTGGCTCCTCACCGACAAACCCACCATCTTCGCCGCCAACGTCCGCGAGTCCGACCTCGCCAACGCCGACGCCAATCCCCACGTCCAGAAAGTCCGCCACTACGCCGAATCCCACATCGGCTGCGAAACCTCCGTCATCAGCGCCCAGATCGAAAGCGACCTCATCGACCTCGCCCCCGAGGAGGCCGCCCAGTTCCTCGCCGAACTCGGCGTCAAGGAATCCGGCGTCGGCCAGTTGATCCGCGCCACCTACCACCTCCTCGGCCTCCGCACCTACTTCACCGCCGGCGAAAAGGAAGTCCGCGCCTGGACCATCCGTGCCGGCGATACCGCCCCCAAGGCCGCCGGCGTCATCCACACCGACTTCGAACGCGGCTTCATCAAGGCCGAAACCGTCGCCTACGACGACCTCCTCCAATGCGGCTCCGTCGCCGCCGCCCGCGAAAAGGGCCTCTACCGCATGGAAGGCAAGGACTACGTCGTCCAGGACGGCGATGTCCTCCTCTTCAAGTTCAACGTGTAG
- a CDS encoding PQQ-binding-like beta-propeller repeat protein, with amino-acid sequence MRLPAVFLLGHAVLTLHAGDWPAFLGPYGDATSSETGLIDRFPPEGPPVVWSRPVGTGYSAPSLLDGQLVLHHRIGDEERIEAFDAHTGQPRWHHASPTSFQDPFGYNNGPRASPLLTSNRVYTFGAEGRLLALDRATGTPVWERDTASDFTVPEAFFGVGSSPVLDTGHLIVIVGGQPDSGVVAFDPDTGATRWESVGEASWSGLPMIGWPGTPPVVWRRWDKQASYASPVPATFHGQRHTLCLTRQGLVSLNPTNGAVRFSFWFRARVNESVNAANPVVHDDLILLSAAYYRVGSVLLRVRPDGQGVDEVWRNTSLEMHWATPLLVGDHLYGFSGRNEPDAAFRSVGFHTGSLAWQRDDRWPPRSSRQPPVFGRGSLIHADGKLIALGEGGLLGLFQPDPNRCIELGRWQVPDLAYPCWAGPVLANGRLYLRSEDRLVCLDLRTQPTSPGSPGAAIDSAPR; translated from the coding sequence GTGCGCCTCCCCGCCGTGTTTCTCCTCGGCCACGCCGTTCTCACCCTGCATGCGGGCGACTGGCCCGCGTTCCTGGGTCCATACGGCGACGCCACCTCGTCCGAAACGGGACTGATCGATCGCTTTCCCCCCGAAGGCCCACCCGTGGTCTGGTCCCGCCCCGTGGGCACCGGCTACAGCGCACCCTCCCTCCTCGACGGCCAGCTTGTCCTTCACCACCGCATCGGCGACGAGGAACGCATCGAGGCCTTCGACGCCCATACCGGCCAGCCCCGCTGGCATCACGCTTCGCCCACCTCGTTCCAGGATCCCTTCGGATACAACAACGGTCCCCGCGCCTCCCCCCTCCTCACCTCCAACCGCGTGTACACCTTCGGCGCCGAAGGCCGGCTCCTCGCCCTCGATCGCGCCACCGGAACACCCGTCTGGGAGCGCGACACCGCCAGCGACTTCACCGTCCCCGAAGCCTTCTTCGGCGTCGGCAGTTCCCCCGTCCTCGACACCGGCCACCTCATCGTCATCGTCGGCGGCCAGCCCGACAGCGGGGTCGTCGCCTTCGACCCCGATACCGGCGCCACCCGCTGGGAGAGCGTCGGCGAGGCCAGCTGGTCAGGACTCCCCATGATCGGCTGGCCCGGCACCCCGCCCGTCGTCTGGCGCCGTTGGGACAAACAGGCCAGCTACGCCTCGCCCGTCCCTGCCACCTTCCACGGCCAGCGCCACACCCTCTGCCTCACCCGCCAGGGCCTCGTCTCCCTCAATCCCACCAACGGCGCCGTCCGCTTCAGCTTCTGGTTCCGCGCCCGCGTCAACGAATCCGTCAACGCCGCCAATCCCGTCGTCCACGACGATCTCATCCTCCTCAGTGCCGCCTACTACCGCGTCGGATCGGTCCTCCTTCGCGTCCGACCCGACGGCCAGGGCGTGGACGAGGTGTGGCGCAACACCAGCCTCGAAATGCACTGGGCCACCCCCCTCCTCGTCGGGGATCACCTCTACGGCTTCAGCGGCCGCAACGAGCCCGACGCCGCCTTCCGCTCGGTCGGGTTCCACACCGGCTCCCTCGCCTGGCAGCGCGACGACCGCTGGCCCCCGCGATCCTCCCGCCAGCCCCCCGTCTTCGGCCGCGGTTCCCTCATCCACGCCGACGGCAAACTCATCGCCCTCGGCGAAGGCGGTCTCCTCGGCCTGTTCCAGCCGGATCCGAACCGCTGCATCGAACTCGGCCGATGGCAGGTGCCCGACCTCGCCTACCCCTGCTGGGCCGGTCCCGTGCTCGCCAACGGCCGCCTCTACCTCCGCAGCGAAGACCGCCTTGTCTGCCTGGATCTCCGAACCCAACCCACTTCCCCCGGGTCCCCGGGCGCCGCCATCGACAGCGCCCCCCGATAA
- the tmk gene encoding dTMP kinase codes for MTGGFITLEGTEGGGKSTQAALLGERLRRAGRVVRVVREPGGTELSEAIRDLLKHHPAGARMTSEAELLLMNAARAQLVGEVIRPALAAGEMVVCDRFHHSTLAYQGWGRGLALERVREVVGFAVGGTLPDITLLLRVPPEVSLARRRARESSGGEEADRFEREGAEFFERVAEGYRRLAEEEPGRVVSVDGTLPIMTVHERIWEIVTARWPETGMG; via the coding sequence GTGACCGGGGGATTCATCACGTTGGAAGGGACGGAAGGGGGAGGGAAGAGCACGCAGGCGGCGCTGCTGGGCGAACGGCTGCGGCGGGCGGGGCGGGTGGTGCGGGTGGTGCGGGAGCCGGGCGGCACCGAGTTGTCGGAGGCGATCCGGGATCTGTTGAAGCATCATCCGGCGGGGGCGCGCATGACTTCGGAGGCGGAACTGCTTCTTATGAACGCCGCCCGGGCGCAGTTGGTGGGGGAGGTGATCCGGCCGGCGCTGGCGGCGGGGGAGATGGTGGTGTGCGACCGGTTCCATCATTCGACGCTGGCCTACCAGGGTTGGGGACGCGGTCTGGCGTTGGAGCGGGTGCGGGAGGTGGTGGGGTTCGCGGTGGGTGGGACGTTGCCCGACATCACGCTGCTGCTCCGGGTGCCGCCCGAGGTGAGCCTGGCGCGGCGGAGGGCAAGGGAGAGTTCCGGCGGTGAGGAGGCTGACCGGTTCGAGCGGGAGGGGGCGGAGTTCTTCGAGCGGGTTGCGGAGGGGTACCGGCGGCTGGCGGAGGAGGAACCTGGCCGGGTGGTGAGTGTGGACGGAACCCTGCCCATCATGACGGTGCACGAGCGGATCTGGGAGATTGTGACGGCGCGCTGGCCGGAGACGGGGATGGGATGA